A DNA window from Vigna unguiculata cultivar IT97K-499-35 chromosome 10, ASM411807v1, whole genome shotgun sequence contains the following coding sequences:
- the LOC114165363 gene encoding uncharacterized protein LOC114165363, with product MDRSWMNERRISEEYEKGVSEFLQYVKEHAISSNGTYFCPCVRCLNQIRHDLGTMRDHLFIFGIMRSYTLWTWHGEVLDKPTTSRGTDYVDDWMNDHLEDMVRDVGEENFGKVHLYDSLKSDSEEQLYPGCTKFTRLSATLKLFSLKARHGWTDTSFTELLELLKEMLPENNTLPIRNYEAKKVLCPMGLEYQKIHACPNDCVLYRDEFASMKACPTCGLSRFKKKIDGNSGDEDKDGPPAKVMWYLPIIPRFKRLFSIKEDAKNLKWHVGGRKCDNLLRHPADSPQWKKIDETFPEFGAEPRNLRLGLATDGMNPYGNLSSKHSSWPVLLMIYNLSPLLCMNRKYMMLSMMISGPRQPGNDIDVYLKPLIDDLKLLWEEGVDVYDSYSQELFCLRAMLFCTINDFPAYGNLSGYSVKGHFACPICEKNTSYIQLKHGQKIVYTRHQKFLPRNHPYRRMKKAFNGSPEDEVVARPRNGEEIYNQVENIDIVFGKHPKKKTTEKSIWKKRSIFFNLPYWCKLDVRHCIDVMHVEKNVCDSIIGTLLNVKGNTKDGVKARQDLAEIGIRSELHAQSIGRRTYLPPACHTLSRKEKQIFCECLRSVKVPQGYSSNISSLVSMQDLKLVGLKSHDCHVLMQQLLPVGFRAILPTSVRGILTRLCMFFNAICKKVIDPRVLDDLENEAIRLLCQLEMYFPPSFFDIMVHLIVHLVREIRLCGPVFLRWMYPVERYMKILKGYVKNQY from the coding sequence ATGGATCGAAGCTGGATGAATGAGCGTCGCATAAGTGAAGAGTATGAAAAGGGGGTTTCTGAGTTTTTGCAATATGTTAAAGAACACGCAATCTCAAGTAACGggacatatttttgtccttgtgtTCGTTGTCTTAATCAAATACGTCATGACTTAGGAACAATGCGTGATCATCTATTCATCTTTGGTATAATGAGAAGTTATACACTTTGGACTTGGCATGGAGAAGTATTAGACAAGCCTACAACGTCACGAGGAACAGATTATGTAGACGACTGGATGAATGATCATTTAGAAGATATGGTACGTGATGTTGGGGAGGAGAATTTTGGAAAAGTTCATTTATATGATTCTCTTAAGTCCGATTCAGAGGAACAATTGTACCCAGGATGCACTAAATTTACGCGACTGTCAGcaactttgaaattattcagTTTAAAAGCAAGGCATGGATGGACGGATACAAGTTTCACAGAATTGTTGGAGTTGTTAAAGGAGATGCTTCCAGAAAATAACACGTTACCTATCCGTAATTACGAAGCGAAGAAAGTTTTATGTCCAATGGGTTTGgaatatcaaaagatacatgCATGCCCAAATGATTGTGTTTTATACAGAGACGAGTTTGCTTCAATGAAGGCGTGTCCAACATGTGGTTTATCgcggtttaaaaagaaaattgatggaaatagtGGCGATGAAGACAAAGATGGTCCACCTGCTAAGGTGATGTGGTACCTTCCTATAATTCCTAGATTCAAACGACTATTTTCCATTAAAGAAGATGCAAAAAACCTGAAATGGCACGTTGGTGGAAGAAAGTGTGATAATCTTCTTCGACACCCAGCTGATTCTCCACAATGGAAGAAGATTGATGAAACATTTCCAGAATTTGGTGCTGAGCCAAGAAACTTAAGACTTGGACTTGCTACAGATGGTATGAATCCTTATGGGAACTTAAGTAGCAAACATAGTTCATGGCCAGTTTTGCTGATGATTTACAATTTATCTCCTTTGTTGTGCATGAATAGGAAAtatatgatgttgtctatgatgatatcgggTCCTAGACAACCTGGAAATGACATTGATGTGTACCTAAAGCCGTTGATCGATGATTTGAAACTATTATGGGAAGAAGGTGTCGATGTGTATGATTCATATTCTCAAGAATTGTTTTGTTTGCGTGCAATGTTGTTTTGCACCATAAATGATTTTCCAGCATATGGAAACTTGAGCGGTTACAGTGTTAAAGGTCATTTTGCATGTCccatttgtgaaaaaaacaCAAGTTATATTCAATTGAAGCACGGTCAGAAAATTGTGTATACAAGACATCAAAAGTTTCTTCCTCGAAATCATCCTTATCGTAGAATGAAAAAAGCATTTAATGGAAGTCCTGAGGATGAAGTTGTAGCGAGACCCCGTAATGGTGAAGAAATATACAACCAAGTGGAAAACATTGACATTGTGTTTGGGAAACATCCAAAGAAAAAGACCACGGAGAAAAGTATTTGGAAGAAACGATCAATCTTCTTTAATCTTCCATATTGGTGTAAACTTGATGTACGACATTGTATAGACGTGATGCacgttgaaaaaaatgtatgtgatagCATCATCGGGACTTTACTAAATGtaaaaggaaatactaaagATGGAGTTAAAGCACGACAAGATTTGGCTGAAATAGGCATCCGTTCTGAGTTACATGCACAATCAATTGGAAGACGAACCTACCTGCCTCCAGCTTGTCACACTCTTTCTAGAAAAGAGAAGCAAATTTTTTGTGAGTGTTTAAGAAGTGTGAAGGTTCCGCAAggttactcttcaaatattagtaGCCTTGTTTCTATGCAAGATTTAAAGTTAGTCGGTTtaaagtctcacgattgtcATGTGTTGATGCAACAACTTTTACCAGTAGGTTTTCGAGCCATCTTACCTACTTCTGTCAGAGGTATTCTAACACGTTTGTGTATGTTCTTCAATGCCATATGCAAGAAAGTTATTGACCCTCGAGTGTTAGACGATTTGGAAAATGAGGCCATTAGACTATTGTGTCAATTGGAAATGTATTTTCCACCTTCATTTTTCGATATCATGGTTCATTTGATAGTTCATCTTGTGAGGGAAATTCGATTATGTGGGCCAGTTTTCTTGAGATGGATGTACCCAGTGGAAAGATACATGAAGATCTTAAAGGGATATGTCAAGAATCAGTATTGA